The proteins below come from a single Triticum aestivum cultivar Chinese Spring chromosome 5D, IWGSC CS RefSeq v2.1, whole genome shotgun sequence genomic window:
- the LOC123122590 gene encoding cleavage and polyadenylation specificity factor subunit 3-I: MASVATAPPAGKRPASGGREGDHMVVTPLGAGGEVGRSCVHMSFKGRTVLFDCGIHPAYSGMAALPYFDEIDPSAIDVLLVTHFHLDHAASLPYFLEKTTFKGRVFMTHATKAIYRLLLSDYVKVSKVSVEDMLFDEQDIIRSMDKIEVIDFHQTLEVNGIRFWCYTAGHVLGAAMFMVDIAGVRILYTGDYSREEDRHLKAAEVPQFSPDICIIESTYGVQQHQPRHVREKRFTDAIHNTVSQGGRVLIPAYALGRAQELLLILDEYWSNHPELHKIPIYYASPLAKKCMAVYQTYINSMNERIRNQFAQSNPFHFRHIEPLNNIDNFHDVGPSVVMASPGSLQSGLSRQLFDKWCTDKKNACVISGFAVEGSLVKTIINEPREVTLANGLTAPLHMQIFYISFSAHADFPQTSGFLDELRPPNIILVHGEANEMGRLKQKLITQFDGTNTKIVSPKNCQSVEMYFSSEKMAKIVGRLAEKVPEAEESVSGLLVKKGFTYQIMAPEDLRVYTQLSTTNITQRISVPYSGSFEVIKYRLKQIYESVESSTKEPDVPTLIVHERVTIRLESESYVTLQWSSDSISDMVSDSVVATILNIGREGPKAVPIEAAAKTEEETEKVVQKVVYALMVSLFGDVKFAEEGKLVISVDGDVAHLDGRSGDVECENAALKERVSTAFRRIQGAVRPIPLSAS; the protein is encoded by the exons ATGGCATCCGTGGCGACGGCGCCGCCGGCGGGGAAGCGGCCGGCGTCGGGAGGGCGGGAGGGCGACCACATGGTGGTCACGCCGCTgggcgccggcggcgaggtcgGCCGCTCCTGCGTCCACATGTCCTTCAAGGGCCGCACCGTCCTC TTCGACTGCGGCATCCACCCGGCCTACTCCGGCATGGCGGCGCTGCCCTACTTCGACGAGATCGACCCCTCCGCTATCGACGTCCTCCTCGTCACCCA CTTCCACTTGGACCACGCAGCCTCGCTGCCCTACTTCCTCGAGAAG ACGACGTTCAAGGGCCGCGTGTTCATGACCCACGCCACCAAGGCCATCTACAGGCTGCTGCTCTCGGATTACGTCAAGGTCAGCAAGGTGTCGGTGGAGGACATGCTGTTTGATGAGCAGGACATCATTCGTTCCATGGACAAGATCGAG GTCATAGACTTCCACCAAACACTGGAAGTTAATGGCATACGCTTCTGGTGCTATACTGCTGGCCATGTACTTGGTGCTGCCATGTTCATGGTGGATATTGCTGGTGTTCGCATTCTGTACACTGGTGactactcccgtgaagaagaccgaCACCTGAAAGCTGCTGAGGTCCCCCAGTTCTCCCCTGATATTTGCATTATCGAGTCAACTTATGGTGTGCAGCAACACCAACCCCGCCATGTCAGAGAGAAGCGCTTCACGGATGCCATCCACAACACTGTTTCTCAAGGGGGGCGTGTTCTTATCCCGGCATATGCTCTTGGTAGAGCACAGGAGCTGTTGCTTATCCTGGATGAGTATTGGTCTAACCACCCAGAGCTCCATAAGATTCCAATCTATTACGCCTCCCCCCTTGCGAAGAAGTGCATGGCTGTCTACCAGACATACATAAACTCCATGAATGAAAGGATTAGGAACCAGTTTGCACAATCCAATCCCTTCCATTTCAGGCATATTGAGCCTTTAAATAACATAGACAACTTCCATGATGTGGGTCCGTCCGTGGTGATGGCAAGTCCAGGTAGTCTCCAAAGTGGCCTCTCCAGGCAGCTCTTTGACAAGTGGTGCACAGATAAGAAGAACGCATGCGTCATTTCAGGTTTTGCTGTAGAAGGCTCCCTTGTGAAGACCATTATCAACGAGCCAAGAGAAGTGACGTTAGCAAATGGGCTCACTGCTCCTCTTCATATGCAGATCTTCTACATCTCCTTTTCAGCCCATGCTGATTTCCCACAGACGAGCGGCTTCTTGGATGAGCTTCGTCCACCCAACATTATTCTTGTACACGGAGAGGCAAATGAGATGGGGAGGCTTAAACAGAAACTTATTACTCAGTTTGATGGAACAAACACTAAAATCGTCTCTCCCAAGAACTGCCAATCAGTGGAGATGTATTTCAGCTCTGAGAAAATGGCCAAGATAGTTGGCAGACTGGCAGAAAAGGTACCAGAAGCGGAAGAATCAGTTAGTGGCTTACTCGTCAAGAAGGGCTTCACGTATCAGATCATGGCCCCTGAGGATCTCCGTGTGTACACACAGTTATCTACTACTAACATTACTCAGCGGATCTCCGTCCCGTATTCTGGTTCTTTTGAAGTCATCAAGTACAGGCTGAAGCAGATATACGAGAGTGTGGAATCATCAACCAAGGAACCTGATGTTCCAACGTTGATTGTTCACGAGAGGGTGACCATTCGCCTGGAATCAGAAAGCTATGTTACGCTGCAGTGGTCCTCTGATTCCATAAGTGACATGGTGTCCGATTCTGTTGTGGCCACGATCTTGAACATAGGCCGTGAAGGCCCAAAGGCTGTTCCGATCGAAGCAGCAGCAAAGACAGAAGAAGAAACGGAGAAGGTGGTGCAGAAGGTAGTATATGCTCTCATGGTGTCGCTCTTCGGTGATGTTAAATTCGCAGAGGAAGGGAAGCTTGTTATATCCGTGGATGGAGACGTCGCGCATTTGGACGGGAGGAGTGGTGATGTCGAGTGTGAAAATGCTGCACTGAAAGAAAGGGTCAGCACTGCATTCCGCCGGATACAGGGCGCGGTGAGACCAATCCCACTTTCGGCATCCTGA